A region of Burkholderiales bacterium JOSHI_001 DNA encodes the following proteins:
- a CDS encoding UDP-3-O-(3-hydroxymyristoyl) glucosamine N-acyltransferase (PFAM: UDP-3-O-[3-hydroxymyristoyl] glucosamine N-acyltransferase, LpxD~TIGRFAM: UDP-3-O-[3-hydroxymyristoyl] glucosamine N-acyltransferase): MSAPPRLAEIVAALGGELAGDGSLCIDRIAPLESADAASIAFVSHPRYAAQLQSTAAGALIVAPALRDAAAARGAAIVTPDPYLYFARLTQWWAVRSRPARLPEVHASAVVDPTAQVHASASIGPLAVVEAGAVIGPGALVGAQCFIGAGAQVGEGTRLAPRVTLGERCRIGARGIVHSGVVIGADGFGFAPVKDEGGRWEKIEQLGAVRIADDVEIGANTCIDRGALDDTVIEDGVKLDNLIQVGHNVRIGAHSAMAGCVGIAGSARIGRHCTVGGGAIILGHLELVDHVHVTAATVITRSIHKPGQYSGLFPFDDNASWEKNAATLRQLHALRDRLRALEKKS; encoded by the coding sequence GTGAGCGCGCCGCCGCGGCTGGCCGAAATCGTTGCCGCGCTGGGCGGTGAACTGGCGGGCGACGGCAGCCTGTGCATCGACCGCATCGCGCCGCTGGAAAGCGCCGATGCCGCCAGCATCGCCTTTGTCTCCCACCCGCGCTACGCCGCGCAGTTGCAAAGCACCGCAGCGGGCGCGCTGATCGTGGCCCCCGCGCTGAGGGACGCCGCAGCGGCCCGCGGCGCGGCCATCGTCACGCCCGACCCTTACCTGTACTTTGCCCGCCTCACCCAGTGGTGGGCGGTGCGCTCGCGCCCGGCCCGGCTGCCGGAGGTGCACGCCAGCGCGGTGGTGGACCCGACGGCGCAGGTGCATGCCAGTGCCAGCATCGGCCCGCTGGCGGTGGTGGAAGCCGGCGCCGTGATCGGCCCCGGCGCCCTGGTGGGTGCGCAGTGTTTCATCGGTGCCGGGGCGCAGGTGGGCGAGGGCACCCGGCTGGCGCCCCGTGTCACGCTCGGCGAGCGCTGCCGCATCGGCGCGCGTGGCATCGTGCATTCGGGGGTGGTCATCGGCGCCGATGGCTTCGGCTTCGCGCCGGTGAAGGACGAGGGCGGACGCTGGGAAAAGATCGAGCAGTTGGGCGCGGTGCGCATCGCCGACGATGTCGAGATTGGCGCCAACACCTGCATCGACCGCGGCGCGCTGGACGACACCGTGATCGAAGACGGCGTCAAGCTGGACAACCTGATTCAGGTGGGCCACAACGTGCGCATCGGTGCCCACAGCGCCATGGCCGGTTGCGTGGGCATTGCCGGCTCGGCGCGCATTGGGCGGCACTGCACCGTGGGCGGCGGCGCCATCATCCTGGGCCACCTGGAACTGGTGGACCATGTGCATGTCACCGCGGCCACGGTCATCACCCGCAGCATCCACAAGCCGGGTCAGTACAGCGGGCTGTTTCCCTTCGATGACAATGCGTCTTGGGAGAAGAACGCCGCCACGCTGCGGCAACTGCATGCCCTGCGCGACCGCCTGCGGGCCCTGGAGAAAAAATCGTGA
- a CDS encoding hypothetical protein (PFAM: Domain of unknown function (DUF299)), whose protein sequence is MPHRTVFFVSDGTGITAETFGNSILAQFPAKSRHVRRPFIDSQDKAHKVVQEINATADAEGKRPIVFITLVSDEIRDILTDSACRGMVMDMFKAFVEPLEIEFGVKSNHRVGRFSDAAKSSEYNERIEAINFSLAHDDGQSSRNLESADVILVGVSRCGKTPTSLYLAMQHGIKAANYPLIPEDFDRNRMPTPLAPHKKKCFGLTIDPERLAQIRHERRPDSRYAALDNCRMEVREAESMMRREGIAWLSSTHKSIEEIATTILRDIRPDRLIY, encoded by the coding sequence ATGCCCCACCGCACCGTGTTCTTCGTCTCCGACGGCACCGGCATCACCGCCGAGACCTTCGGCAATTCCATCCTGGCGCAGTTCCCGGCCAAGTCGCGCCACGTGCGCCGGCCCTTCATCGACAGCCAGGACAAGGCGCACAAGGTGGTGCAGGAAATCAACGCCACCGCCGACGCCGAGGGCAAGCGGCCCATCGTCTTCATCACCCTGGTCAGCGACGAAATCCGCGACATCCTGACCGACAGCGCCTGCCGCGGCATGGTGATGGACATGTTCAAGGCCTTCGTCGAACCGCTGGAGATTGAATTCGGCGTCAAGAGCAACCACCGCGTGGGCCGCTTTTCCGACGCCGCCAAGAGCAGCGAATACAACGAACGCATCGAGGCCATCAACTTCAGCCTGGCGCACGACGACGGACAGAGCTCGCGCAACCTGGAAAGCGCCGACGTCATCCTGGTGGGGGTGTCGCGCTGCGGCAAGACGCCCACCTCGCTGTATCTGGCCATGCAGCACGGCATCAAGGCGGCCAACTACCCGCTGATTCCGGAAGACTTCGACCGCAACCGCATGCCCACGCCGCTGGCGCCGCACAAGAAGAAGTGCTTCGGCCTGACCATCGACCCCGAGCGCCTGGCGCAGATCCGCCATGAGCGCCGCCCGGACAGCCGCTACGCCGCGCTGGACAACTGCCGCATGGAAGTGCGCGAAGCCGAAAGCATGATGCGGCGCGAGGGCATTGCGTGGCTGAGTTCCACGCACAAGTCCATCGAAGAGATTGCCACCACCATCCTGCGGGACATCCGGCCGGACCGCTTGATCTACTGA
- a CDS encoding beta-hydroxyacyl-(acyl carrier protein) dehydratase FabZ (PFAM: FabA-like domain~TIGRFAM: beta-hydroxyacyl-[acyl carrier protein] dehydratase FabZ), which yields MITVLDIHQILKKLPHRYPILLVDRVLELEKDKRILALKNVTINEPFFMGHFPHRPVMPGVMILEALAQAAALLSFESTGKQVDDNTVVYFVGIDGARFKRPVEPGDQLMLEASIERAKAGIYKYKARASVGGETAAEAELMCTVRSVG from the coding sequence GTGATCACCGTGCTGGACATCCACCAGATCCTGAAGAAGCTGCCGCACCGCTATCCCATCCTGCTGGTGGACCGCGTGCTGGAGCTGGAAAAGGACAAGCGCATCCTGGCGCTGAAGAACGTCACCATCAACGAGCCCTTCTTCATGGGCCACTTCCCGCACCGCCCGGTGATGCCCGGCGTGATGATCCTGGAGGCGCTGGCGCAGGCCGCGGCGCTGCTGTCGTTCGAATCCACCGGCAAGCAGGTGGACGACAACACGGTGGTGTACTTCGTGGGCATTGACGGCGCGCGCTTCAAGCGGCCGGTGGAGCCGGGCGACCAGCTCATGCTGGAAGCCAGCATCGAACGCGCCAAGGCCGGCATCTACAAGTACAAGGCGCGCGCCAGCGTGGGCGGTGAAACCGCCGCCGAGGCCGAGCTGATGTGCACCGTGCGATCGGTGGGCTGA
- a CDS encoding ribosomal protein S18 (PFAM: Ribosomal protein S18~TIGRFAM: ribosomal protein S18), whose translation MPPPRGKGRFSKDRKPKRNQQSLLFKRKRFCRFTVAGVEEIDYKDVDVLRDFIGENGKITPARLTGTRAIYQRQLTTAIKRARFLALLPYSDQHRV comes from the coding sequence ATGCCCCCGCCCCGTGGTAAAGGCCGGTTCTCCAAGGACCGCAAACCCAAGCGCAACCAGCAAAGCCTGCTGTTCAAGCGCAAGCGCTTCTGCCGCTTCACCGTCGCTGGTGTCGAAGAGATCGACTACAAGGACGTGGACGTGCTGCGCGACTTCATCGGCGAAAACGGCAAAATCACGCCGGCCCGCCTGACCGGCACCCGCGCCATCTACCAGCGTCAGCTGACCACGGCCATCAAGCGCGCCCGTTTCCTGGCGCTGCTGCCGTACAGCGACCAGCACCGCGTTTAA
- a CDS encoding ribonuclease HII (PFAM: Ribonuclease HII) codes for MPSRKSSPPEQLGLGLDPLAAVPGRGRRRGKDPSLHPTMVGLVAGVDEAGRGPLAGPVVAAAVILDEQQPIAGLADSKALTARKREKLFDEIRAKALACCIAESSVEEIDRLNILQATLLAMRRAVLGLRLPPVMVLVDGNRLPVLPMAAQAIVKGDATVQAISAASILAKVHRDRLCLALHEAHPQYGFAVHKGYPTPEHLAALRAHGACPQHRTSFAPVRQVLGR; via the coding sequence ATGCCATCGCGCAAGTCCTCGCCGCCTGAACAACTGGGCCTGGGCCTGGACCCCCTGGCGGCAGTGCCCGGGCGCGGCCGGCGACGCGGAAAAGACCCTTCGCTGCACCCGACGATGGTGGGCCTGGTGGCCGGCGTGGACGAAGCCGGCCGCGGCCCGCTGGCCGGCCCGGTGGTGGCCGCGGCGGTGATCCTGGACGAGCAACAGCCCATCGCCGGCCTAGCCGATTCCAAAGCCCTGACTGCACGCAAACGCGAGAAGCTGTTCGACGAGATCCGCGCCAAGGCCTTGGCCTGCTGCATCGCCGAATCCAGCGTGGAAGAAATCGACCGCCTGAACATCCTGCAGGCCACGCTGCTGGCCATGCGCCGCGCGGTACTGGGCCTGCGCCTGCCGCCGGTGATGGTGCTGGTGGACGGCAACCGCCTGCCGGTGCTGCCCATGGCGGCGCAGGCCATCGTGAAGGGCGACGCCACGGTGCAGGCCATCTCGGCCGCGTCCATCCTGGCCAAGGTGCACCGCGACCGGCTGTGCCTGGCGCTGCACGAAGCCCACCCTCAGTACGGCTTTGCGGTGCACAAGGGCTACCCCACGCCCGAGCACCTGGCCGCCTTGCGCGCCCATGGCGCTTGTCCGCAGCATCGCACCAGCTTTGCGCCGGTGCGCCAGGTGCTGGGCCGATGA
- a CDS encoding ribosomal protein L9 (PFAM: Ribosomal protein L9, N-terminal domain; Ribosomal protein L9, C-terminal domain~TIGRFAM: ribosomal protein L9), whose product MQVILLEKVSNLGNLGDVVKVKDGFARNFLIPTKRARRATEVAIKEFEARRAELEKAAADKLGAAQALGEKLSGKTVTISQKAGVDGRLFGSVTNHDIADGLKKLGFDVAKAQVRMPNGPLKVVGEHSVQVAAHTDVVVEVTVQVVPEAE is encoded by the coding sequence ATGCAAGTGATCCTTTTGGAAAAAGTGTCCAACCTGGGCAACCTGGGCGACGTGGTCAAGGTGAAGGATGGCTTCGCCCGCAACTTCCTGATCCCGACCAAGCGCGCCCGCCGTGCGACGGAAGTGGCCATCAAGGAATTCGAGGCCCGCCGCGCCGAACTGGAAAAAGCCGCTGCCGACAAGCTGGGCGCCGCCCAGGCCCTGGGCGAGAAGCTCTCGGGCAAGACCGTCACCATCAGCCAGAAGGCTGGCGTGGACGGCCGCCTGTTCGGCTCCGTCACCAACCACGACATCGCCGACGGCCTGAAGAAGCTGGGCTTTGACGTGGCCAAGGCGCAGGTGCGCATGCCCAACGGCCCGCTGAAGGTGGTGGGCGAGCACAGCGTGCAGGTCGCCGCCCACACCGACGTGGTGGTGGAAGTGACCGTGCAGGTGGTGCCCGAGGCCGAATAA
- a CDS encoding ribosomal protein S6 (PFAM: Ribosomal protein S6~TIGRFAM: ribosomal protein S6): MRHYEIILLIHPDQSEQVPGMLERFKGTVTAAGGKVHRAEDWGRRQLAYMIQKLAKAHYVCLNIECGKDTLAELETGFRYNDAVLRHLTVAKSKAETTPSIMMKAVEKEEARKAAAQQEVSA, from the coding sequence ATGCGTCACTATGAAATCATCCTCTTGATCCACCCGGATCAGAGCGAGCAGGTTCCAGGCATGCTGGAACGGTTCAAGGGCACCGTCACCGCCGCCGGCGGCAAGGTGCACCGGGCCGAGGACTGGGGCCGTCGCCAACTGGCCTACATGATCCAGAAGCTGGCCAAGGCCCACTATGTGTGCCTGAACATCGAGTGCGGCAAGGACACCCTGGCCGAGCTGGAAACGGGCTTCCGCTACAACGACGCCGTGCTGCGCCACCTCACCGTGGCCAAGAGCAAGGCCGAGACCACGCCGTCCATCATGATGAAGGCCGTGGAAAAGGAAGAAGCCCGCAAGGCCGCCGCCCAGCAGGAGGTGAGCGCCTGA
- a CDS encoding lipid-A-disaccharide synthase (PFAM: Lipid-A-disaccharide synthetase~TIGRFAM: lipid-A-disaccharide synthase): MDAAAPRLAMVAGEASGDLLAGLLLRGLKARWPGLQALGIGGPRMAEQGFEAWWPHERLSVFGYVDALKRLPELLRIRRQLGDRLLAAPPAVFIGVDAPDFNFGLETRLREGGVKTVHFVCPSIWAWRGERVHKLARAANHVLCLFPFEPELLARHGVPATFVGHPLADAIPMQPPRAAARAALGLGEDETVVALLPGSRRSEINHIAPRLLAAAALLQRQRPSLRFVMPVVPGLQALVEPLVKQHAVGVNLQSLAGKSHEALAACDLSLVASGTATLEAALFKRPMVIAYHLAWLNWRRMQRMAYQPWFGLPNILSGEFVVPELIQDACTPEALAREALAWLDDPARVLRVQQRFVDLHHQLRQDTARKASDAIAQVLAA, from the coding sequence ATGGATGCCGCGGCCCCGCGCCTGGCGATGGTGGCCGGCGAGGCCTCCGGCGACCTGCTGGCCGGGCTGCTGCTGCGGGGCCTGAAAGCCCGTTGGCCCGGGCTGCAGGCCCTTGGCATTGGCGGGCCGCGCATGGCCGAGCAGGGCTTCGAGGCCTGGTGGCCGCATGAGCGGCTGTCGGTGTTCGGTTATGTGGATGCGCTGAAGCGCCTGCCCGAGCTGCTGCGCATCCGCCGGCAACTGGGCGACCGGCTCCTGGCCGCGCCGCCCGCGGTGTTCATCGGCGTGGACGCACCGGACTTCAACTTCGGCCTGGAAACCCGATTGCGCGAAGGCGGCGTGAAGACGGTGCACTTCGTTTGCCCGTCGATCTGGGCCTGGCGCGGCGAGCGGGTGCACAAGCTCGCCAGGGCGGCCAACCACGTGCTGTGCCTGTTCCCCTTCGAGCCCGAACTGCTGGCCCGCCATGGTGTGCCGGCCACCTTCGTCGGCCACCCATTGGCCGACGCCATTCCGATGCAGCCACCGCGTGCGGCGGCGCGTGCCGCGCTAGGCCTGGGCGAGGACGAAACCGTGGTCGCGCTGCTGCCCGGCAGCCGCCGCAGCGAGATCAACCACATCGCGCCGCGCCTGCTGGCCGCGGCTGCGCTGCTGCAGCGCCAGCGACCGTCCTTGCGTTTTGTCATGCCGGTGGTGCCGGGCCTGCAGGCGCTGGTGGAACCGCTGGTGAAGCAGCATGCCGTCGGCGTGAACCTGCAGTCACTGGCCGGGAAATCTCATGAAGCCCTGGCAGCCTGTGACCTGAGCCTGGTGGCCAGCGGCACCGCCACGCTGGAAGCGGCGCTGTTCAAGCGGCCCATGGTCATTGCCTACCACCTGGCCTGGCTGAACTGGCGGCGCATGCAGCGCATGGCCTACCAGCCCTGGTTCGGCCTGCCCAACATCCTGAGTGGCGAGTTCGTGGTGCCCGAACTCATCCAGGACGCCTGCACGCCCGAGGCCCTGGCACGCGAAGCGCTGGCCTGGCTGGATGACCCGGCCCGCGTGCTGCGCGTGCAACAGCGTTTTGTCGACCTGCACCACCAACTGCGGCAGGACACTGCCCGCAAGGCCAGCGATGCCATCGCGCAAGTCCTCGCCGCCTGA
- a CDS encoding rRNA methylase (PFAM: SpoU rRNA Methylase family), translating into MTAPRQPIVSADNPALVAVRKLLAQPTAYRKAGQLWLEGDHLLRAALQRGWTLGHLLVDAAQEHHGPLQPLLHAAQRVSVVDSRIWKALSTLDSPPPLGALVALPSATAVQAGLPSVVLDRLQDAGNVGSILRSAAALGVAQVVALKGTAALWSPKVLRAGMGAHFALHLVEAAGLDDLEVLKLPLVATSSHGGVLLPKADLPLPCAWVFGHEGQGVCDGLLARCQVRVMIPQPGGEESLNVAAAAAICLYESARRQGQ; encoded by the coding sequence ATGACCGCCCCGCGCCAGCCCATCGTGTCGGCCGACAACCCGGCCTTGGTGGCCGTCCGCAAGCTGCTGGCGCAGCCCACCGCCTACCGCAAGGCGGGGCAGCTGTGGCTGGAGGGCGACCACCTGCTGCGCGCGGCCTTGCAGCGCGGATGGACCTTGGGCCACCTGCTGGTGGATGCTGCGCAGGAACACCATGGCCCGCTGCAGCCACTGCTGCACGCGGCGCAGCGTGTGTCGGTGGTGGACAGCCGCATCTGGAAGGCGCTGAGCACGCTGGACAGCCCGCCGCCGTTGGGCGCCTTGGTGGCCTTGCCTTCCGCCACGGCCGTACAAGCTGGCCTGCCCAGTGTGGTGCTGGACCGCCTGCAGGATGCCGGCAACGTGGGCAGCATCCTGCGCAGTGCGGCCGCGCTGGGCGTGGCCCAGGTGGTGGCGCTGAAGGGCACGGCCGCGCTGTGGTCGCCCAAGGTGCTGCGTGCCGGCATGGGTGCGCACTTCGCGCTGCACCTGGTGGAGGCGGCTGGCCTGGACGACCTGGAAGTGCTGAAACTGCCGCTGGTGGCCACCAGTTCCCACGGCGGCGTGCTGCTGCCGAAAGCCGACCTGCCATTGCCTTGCGCCTGGGTCTTCGGCCACGAAGGGCAGGGCGTGTGCGATGGCTTGCTGGCGCGCTGCCAGGTCCGCGTGATGATCCCGCAGCCCGGCGGCGAGGAATCGCTGAACGTGGCCGCCGCGGCGGCCATCTGCCTGTACGAGTCGGCGCGCCGACAGGGTCAGTAG
- a CDS encoding acyl-(acyl-carrier-protein)--UDP-N-acetylglucosamine O-acyltransferase (TIGRFAM: acyl-[acyl-carrier-protein]--UDP-N-acetylglucosamine O-acyltransferase) yields the protein MAIVHATALVDPSAELADTVTVGPYAVIGPQVRVGEGTRIGAHCVIEGRTTIGRDNHFYQFSSIGAMPQDISHDGSITALEIGDRNTVREFCTLNTGTFKEQGVTRIGSDNWIMAYVHIAHDVRLGNHTILANGVTMAGHVHVDDWAVVGGLSGLHQFTHVGAHAMVGFQAHVAQDVAPYMTVDGQPLATRAVNLVGLKRRHFSDERLKVIRQMHKLIFRESLTLEQAKTRIAELRGQGGDDDVQVMLDFLADAKRGLVR from the coding sequence ATGGCCATCGTCCACGCCACCGCCCTGGTGGACCCCAGCGCCGAGCTGGCCGACACGGTGACCGTGGGCCCCTATGCGGTCATCGGGCCGCAGGTGCGCGTGGGCGAAGGCACTCGCATCGGCGCGCATTGCGTCATCGAAGGCCGCACCACCATCGGCCGCGACAACCACTTCTACCAGTTCAGCTCCATCGGCGCGATGCCGCAGGACATCAGCCACGACGGCAGCATCACGGCGTTGGAAATCGGCGACCGCAACACCGTGCGCGAGTTCTGCACCCTGAACACCGGCACCTTCAAGGAGCAGGGGGTCACCCGCATCGGCAGCGACAACTGGATCATGGCCTACGTGCACATCGCGCACGACGTGCGCCTGGGCAACCACACCATCCTGGCCAACGGCGTCACCATGGCCGGCCATGTGCATGTGGACGACTGGGCCGTCGTCGGCGGCCTGTCGGGCCTGCACCAGTTCACCCATGTCGGCGCGCACGCGATGGTGGGCTTCCAGGCCCATGTGGCACAGGACGTGGCGCCCTACATGACCGTGGACGGCCAGCCGCTGGCCACGCGCGCGGTGAACCTGGTGGGGCTGAAGCGCCGCCACTTCTCGGACGAGCGCCTGAAGGTCATCCGCCAGATGCACAAGCTGATCTTCCGCGAGAGCCTCACGCTGGAGCAGGCCAAGACCCGCATCGCTGAGTTGCGCGGCCAGGGTGGCGACGACGATGTCCAGGTGATGCTGGACTTCCTGGCCGACGCCAAGCGCGGCCTGGTGCGCTGA
- a CDS encoding primosomal replication protein N — protein MNRLVLAAQLAQRGAVRYTPAGLPALDLVLTHRSEVSENGAPRQVSLEIKALAIGSIAQPLGALALGSNGSFAGFLASARNGRGLLFHITAFDPEPNSTSTVS, from the coding sequence ATGAACCGCCTGGTTCTGGCTGCGCAACTGGCCCAGCGCGGGGCGGTGCGGTACACGCCGGCCGGTCTGCCGGCCCTGGACCTGGTGCTCACGCACCGCTCCGAGGTCAGCGAGAACGGCGCGCCACGCCAGGTTTCACTTGAAATCAAGGCGTTGGCCATCGGCAGCATCGCGCAGCCCCTGGGTGCCCTGGCCCTGGGAAGCAATGGCAGCTTTGCCGGTTTCCTGGCCAGTGCGCGCAACGGACGCGGCCTGCTGTTCCACATCACGGCGTTCGACCCCGAGCCGAATTCGACTTCAACAGTTTCCTGA
- a CDS encoding phosphoenolpyruvate synthase (PFAM: PEP-utilising enzyme, TIM barrel domain; PEP-utilising enzyme, mobile domain; Pyruvate phosphate dikinase, PEP/pyruvate binding domain~TIGRFAM: phosphoenolpyruvate synthase) gives MSSAPLATALVVPFEQLRMTDVEIVGGKNASLGEMISQLAATGVRVPGGFATTAHAFREFLTFGGLTDKINARLATLDVDDVNALAVAGAEIRSWIEAAPLPPALDAAVRAEFAKLSAGSPEASFAVRSSATAEDLPDASFAGQQETFLNVQGIDDVLHKMREVFASLYNDRAISYRVHKGFAHHDVALSAGVQRMVRSDLGASGVLFTIDTESGFKDVVFVTASYGLGETVVQGAVNPDEFYVHKPSLEAGKLAVIRRNLGSKLIRMEFASAEEKAASGKLVRTVDNPPEMRNRYCLADSDVTELAKYALIIERHYGRPMDIEWGKDGVDGKLYILQARPETVKSQATVEHRYKLKGGSAKDRVLLAEGRAIGQKIGTGTVRLVRSTTEMDRVQPGDVLVTDMTDPNWEPIMKRASAIVTNRGGRTCHAAIIARELGIPAVVGCGDATDKIADGSLVTVSCAEGDTGFIYDGLLETEVTEVKRGEMPYCPIKIMMNVGNPQLAFDFAQIPNAGVGLARLEFIINTYIGVHPKAILDYPNIDPDLKKAVESVARGHASPRAFYVDKLAEGIATIAAAFWPKPVIVRLSDFKSNEYKKLIGGSRYEPDEENPMLGFRGASRYISSEFGDAFAMECEALKRVRMDMGLSNVEIMVPFVRTVKQAESVVRMLGERGLERGKNGLKVIMMCEVPSNAILAEQFLQHFDGMSIGSNDLTQLTLGLDRDSGLELLAADFDERDPAVKALISRAIAACRATGKYVGICGQGPSDHPDFADWLAAEGIASMSLNPDSVVETWQRLAARR, from the coding sequence ATGTCATCAGCGCCTCTGGCGACCGCCCTGGTCGTCCCGTTCGAACAGCTAAGAATGACCGATGTCGAGATCGTTGGCGGAAAAAACGCCAGCCTCGGCGAAATGATCAGCCAACTGGCCGCCACCGGGGTGCGTGTGCCCGGGGGCTTTGCCACCACGGCCCACGCTTTTCGCGAATTCCTGACCTTTGGCGGTCTGACCGACAAGATCAACGCCCGCCTGGCCACGCTGGACGTGGACGACGTGAACGCCCTGGCCGTGGCCGGGGCCGAAATCCGCAGTTGGATTGAAGCGGCGCCGCTGCCCCCGGCACTGGATGCGGCCGTGCGCGCTGAATTCGCGAAGTTGTCCGCGGGCAGCCCAGAGGCCAGCTTCGCCGTGCGCTCCAGCGCCACCGCCGAAGACCTGCCCGACGCCAGCTTTGCCGGCCAGCAGGAGACCTTCCTGAACGTGCAGGGCATTGACGACGTGCTGCACAAGATGCGCGAAGTGTTCGCGTCGCTGTACAACGACCGCGCCATCAGCTACCGCGTGCACAAGGGCTTTGCCCACCACGACGTGGCGCTGTCGGCCGGCGTGCAGCGCATGGTGCGCTCTGACCTGGGTGCGTCTGGCGTGCTGTTCACGATCGACACCGAAAGCGGCTTCAAGGACGTGGTCTTTGTCACTGCCAGCTACGGCCTGGGCGAAACCGTGGTGCAGGGTGCCGTGAACCCGGACGAGTTCTACGTGCACAAGCCCAGCCTGGAAGCGGGCAAGCTGGCGGTCATCCGCCGCAACCTGGGCAGCAAGCTCATCCGCATGGAGTTCGCTTCGGCCGAAGAAAAGGCCGCCAGCGGCAAGCTGGTGCGCACCGTGGACAACCCCCCGGAAATGCGCAACCGCTACTGCCTGGCCGATTCTGACGTGACCGAACTGGCCAAGTACGCCCTCATCATCGAACGCCATTACGGCCGGCCGATGGACATCGAGTGGGGCAAGGACGGTGTGGACGGCAAGCTCTACATCCTGCAGGCCCGTCCCGAGACGGTGAAGAGCCAGGCCACGGTGGAGCACCGCTACAAGCTCAAGGGCGGCAGCGCCAAGGACCGCGTGCTGCTGGCCGAAGGCCGCGCCATCGGCCAGAAGATCGGCACCGGCACCGTGCGCCTGGTGCGCAGCACCACCGAGATGGACCGTGTGCAGCCGGGCGACGTGCTGGTCACCGACATGACCGACCCGAACTGGGAACCGATCATGAAGCGGGCCTCGGCCATCGTCACCAACCGTGGCGGGCGCACCTGCCACGCGGCCATCATCGCGCGTGAACTGGGCATCCCGGCGGTGGTGGGCTGTGGCGATGCGACCGACAAGATCGCCGACGGCTCGCTGGTGACGGTGAGCTGCGCCGAGGGCGACACCGGCTTCATCTACGACGGCCTGCTGGAGACCGAGGTCACCGAGGTCAAGCGCGGTGAGATGCCGTACTGCCCGATCAAGATCATGATGAACGTGGGCAACCCGCAGCTGGCCTTTGACTTCGCCCAGATCCCCAACGCCGGCGTGGGCCTGGCGCGGCTGGAATTCATCATCAACACCTACATCGGGGTGCACCCCAAGGCCATTCTCGACTATCCGAACATCGACCCCGACCTGAAGAAGGCCGTGGAATCGGTGGCCCGCGGCCACGCCAGCCCACGTGCCTTCTACGTGGACAAGCTGGCCGAGGGCATTGCCACCATCGCCGCGGCCTTCTGGCCCAAGCCGGTGATCGTGCGCCTGTCCGATTTCAAGAGCAACGAGTACAAGAAGCTGATCGGCGGCTCGCGCTACGAGCCCGATGAAGAAAACCCCATGCTGGGTTTCCGTGGCGCTTCGCGCTACATCAGCAGCGAGTTTGGCGACGCCTTCGCGATGGAATGCGAAGCCTTGAAGCGCGTGCGCATGGACATGGGCCTGTCCAACGTGGAAATCATGGTGCCCTTCGTGCGCACCGTGAAGCAGGCCGAAAGTGTGGTGCGCATGCTGGGCGAGCGCGGCCTGGAGCGTGGCAAGAACGGGCTGAAGGTCATCATGATGTGCGAGGTGCCCAGCAACGCCATCCTGGCCGAGCAGTTCCTGCAGCACTTCGACGGCATGTCCATCGGCAGCAACGACCTGACGCAGCTGACGCTGGGCCTGGACCGCGACTCCGGGCTGGAACTGCTGGCGGCCGACTTCGACGAGCGCGACCCGGCGGTGAAGGCCTTGATCTCGCGCGCCATCGCCGCCTGCCGAGCCACCGGCAAGTACGTGGGCATCTGCGGCCAGGGCCCCAGCGACCACCCCGACTTCGCCGATTGGCTGGCGGCCGAGGGCATTGCCTCCATGTCGCTGAACCCCGATTCGGTGGTGGAAACCTGGCAGCGCCTGGCGGCCCGGCGCTGA